The Lycium barbarum isolate Lr01 chromosome 11, ASM1917538v2, whole genome shotgun sequence genome contains the following window.
TGCTAACTACAAAAGTAAGTACTCCAGGAACCACTACAAGTTCAACACATTAGAtgtcaagccaacacaattgacAAGAAGATAATTAATGTGCTTATAAGGAATCAATCTCAatttttctatactttttttttttttgactcaatCACCATACCTTGATATTATACTATCATTCTTCGTATTTTAATCTGAGTTTACCACCAAGGATAGCATGAGTTGTAATAGTAAGGATCTCTAATTTCAAACATCTCAACCATAGGGCGGACTTGATTATTATTACAATAACAAACTCCTGGAGCAGGAGATTTTTCTTCTTTAGCAGGAGGTTTTTCTTCTTTCTACTTTTCAACCTCTGGACCAACACTCACAATAGTGGCACATCCAACTTTCTTCCTAAGTATATTCACCAGCTCTACTGTGTCTATTCCCACTCCTATGACTGTCAACAAGTTATTTGCTGCTTCTATACTTACTTTCTCCACCCCTGCAATGTTATTTATATACCCATGCGTTATATCCTAAATAAATAAacgatttaagttatatatacttTCAGTACTGTAATGATTTCCTCATGCTACCAGTGCAATTTAACGTAATGACATGTCAATTACAATTTTGACAAAGTTACCAATTAGTTCTTATATCATAAATATTTACTTGTTATTGTCATATACAAGTAATGTAACGTTGTTACCTGGTAAAGTTGTTGCAATTGTCATGGCCTTATCCTTGCATGAAGTGTCTTGAACCAGGCAACAAAAAATGTGCTTCCAATTACTTGGACGAGATTGACCTCCATTCACTGATACATTAACAACCACCTTTGTCTGACACCCCCAAGAAAAATAGCAAAAACACATTTTATAGTAATTATACTAGTTAACAATTAAGCTACAATTTTGTTATGCCTTTTAGCCTGTTCAACCAAACTTCTAGGAAGTCAGACGTGTTTATTTTAGAGAGTTGAGATATTCGGTCaagttttttaaaagaaaatgtaAGTGTTTTTAAGTAATGATAGAAGTTGTTTTTCCTAAAAAGGTAGTTTTTCCGAGAAGTACTTTTGAACCTTGGTGTCAAGCACAAACTGTTGCTCTAATATTGGttaaagtattttttaaattgactagccaaacacaaattgatactcctcaaaaatattttttcgaTACACTTTCGAAagaaaacacttttcaaaataaacagattttgaaaatttggtCAAACAGACTATTTGTTGGATATGCTAATGAAAAAGATTTATAAATGTATAGTAGTACCTTCATTGTTCCCTCTTCTTAAAACTTCTCCTTTGGAATTTTTTGATTGTCTTCGACACTTAGGAGGTTGTGAGTTTACAATTTTAATTGATCTTGTCCTCGTATTTATACCTAAATCACGTGGAAAAATCTTACACTAATTATATATTTCTAGGAATATTCAGACAGCCGCCACGGCGTTACACCGTATAAATTGTCGCAATCAAAGATATTGTTAATTACATTTATAACTAATGATAATTTGTCTCATTCATTAGTAGGACAAAACAGTAGTTACATGAGGAATTAAGAGAAGACAAATTGCCATATACACCACTGATGTGACATGTGATATACTAACATGCATGCACCCCCTCACACACgagtccgcgacttttgtagtacaagaaaaaaaaattgaaccaaaataacatttaaaaaaaaaaaaaaaggtttcatgcacgaattttgtgcgtgaaatgACAAAATTGTAAAGTTAAaactttggtcctttcacgcatagaattcgtgcgtgaaagaggGCAACATAAGCTGCCCCTTCTCCTTCCCCAACACGATCCCCccatttcataaaaaaaaaaaaaaaaaaaaacgccatTAAAGGGCATTCTATGGTCCCCCAAGCATAGAAAACATCGTTTTCGTGTTTTTCAACCCGaaagtcaatattcttggtatattaaagtgtaggaacaagtttctaaggttgGATTTCGGAATAGAGCGGCGTAGAACTCAgttcaaacactcaaaaaaaaaaacttcaatctaggtatttcactacgaattttctattacattgttaaatatattattaccctaAGCATGATTATTGTGTAATTGTTGTggatttcgaaaaaaaaaaaaaaacttttacacattttttgtttttttgtgttATTGAGGGCTGTTTGGACTGCCccgttttttatttttatttttatttatttgttgttaatttgttaattgttagattagcgacttaagtatttgttaattgttagattagctatttcaattgttagactagctaattatttatttagtttttgttaagccagttgtttaattgttaattattgattagttagttaattgtttatttattaattatattttaataatttattaattctttgattagttagttaattgtttatttattaattgtttatgctaattgtttgctagctaattgttaattatttgacttattaattattaatctttatattttactTGTTAATTCATTTATTTGCTAattagtttaggattgaaaacccgtagtttaggattgaaaacccttaatataattttcgataaaagattacacaactaatactacttgttaattattgatttaaaatgcgtaaaacagatggatcaccacaatccttaatataattttcaataaaatattacatcactaatattacttgttaatgattgaaaacccttattttaggattgaaaacccttagtttaggattgataACCAGTggtttaggattgaaaacccgtagtttaggattgaaaacccttgacataactaatactacttgttaataattgatttaaaatgcgtaaaacagatggatcaccacaatccttattataattttcgataaaaattacataactaataatatttgttaatgattgatttaaaatgcgtaaaacagatggatcaccacaatccttaatataattttcgataaaagattacataacaaATACTaattgttaatgattgatttaaaatgcgtaaaactgatggatcaccacaatccttaatataatttttgataaaatattacataactaatactacttgttaatgattgatttaaaatgcataaaacagatggatcaccaccctcttgatctGAGGCCCAGCAACCGAGAGGTACTATATCTTCAGCGGGAGCATAGGTTGCAACATATTAGGACATCCGACCTACAGGCTAAGGCTCAGGTCTGTACCCGGTTGGGGGACTCAGCATGGCAGATCTTAGTTGCTCGCCCCCCACATCCTCGCGTCCTGaatatactacgtcggggcggtatctaccagTGCGTCGatgttggtcgggtacagcacgataggtcgctagtgacggcCTTGATTGAGAGATGGCGACTGGAGATGCACACATTTCTtctccgcaccggtgaggctaccattaccctgTCATAGCTGCTGATTCCACACCTAAGTAAAAGAAACAACAATAATTAATCCTAATCAGTTTCACGAGATTTTTATTGCGCAAAATAACCCAAAGATGTTCGTATTATAGTGTGAAAGTTTTCCGCTTTAGACTAAGTCAGCTCACAATTATATTATAATTTCGTTTTTTCTTTTCAACTAtcaatatgatattttgatttgaaaataataaaatcaAGAAGTGAAAGGAGAGAATTAAGTACCTGGCTGAGAAATAGCTACTTTGAAGGCCTTGGTCTGACATTTCTGATCATTCCCACTCAAAGATAGTCTGATAACCACCTTTTGCTGCCCAATATTAtgaatatatgtaaataatataGTTGAATCACATATTAGTATATACTAAAAGAACTTAAACAAATTAATTTGGGGAAAAGTGTTCAAAACACACTTAAACTATGGTAAAAGTTGCCATAACACACCTAAACTTTGCGGGGGTCTTATGACCCCCCTggacttattttttgtgtattatctACGCTTTCAAATGGACAAAGTCACCCAAACTCATTTGAGTGTATGCACGCGCTCCACTATAGGAAATTTGATATTTAGCGACCACTTCTTAACGAAGGGAGATGAATCCGGTCGTTATAAGTGCACTTATAGTGACCAAATTTTTTTCCAGTCGTTAGagctaatttttctttcaattatcgtGCCTTTTGCTTTGTGCCTTTTGTGTTGAGTTTGTGACTATTCAAGAATTTGTGCCTTTTTGCTTTCCTTTGTGTTGAGTTTAAAAGATTTAATTATTCTTCAATTGGGTATTTTTCATTTCTCcactttccaaaatttcaaacccAAAAAAACTCTATTGTAACGACCAAATCAAACGGGTCTTTTTCGATATTATATAGGATTTGTGATATTGTCGACATTGAAAACATGATTAATCCTAGTGGATTAAGATAGTAGAACCAGTAAACAAAAACTCCATTAGGGACGTCGAGTTTCAACTTGAAGCCTTCAAATCTGGGTCTTCAAATTCCGGATTTGATGAATAAAATTCTTGGTTGCTGATTGTTTGAAGCTGAACTCGAGCTTAGAAGACGTCTGGAACGTGAAGAAGAACTGAACGACTCCATGACTGCCATGAGCAAAGCTTGAAGCTTCGAACTCGAATTTTCTGGTTGCCGCAAATGAGCTCCATTTCGCGTGGGTGATATATCAAAAGAACCGGAACGTCGAGAGGAATTCGAATTTGAAATTTGGTGATGTTTGGTTGAGATTTGAAGTGCATTATGATCAAATTTCAGTCCAGTTCTCTATGAAGAAGATGAACAGTAATTTGCTGACCAGATTTTGCCAAAGTTGCCATAGCACACCtgaactttgcgggggtcctatgacccccctggacttattttttatgtattatttaCACTTTTATATGGAATCTTACGCGCTCAAAGAGAATAGATACAATCGTTTGTACAGGTCACCATATAAAAGcgtacaaaatacacaaaaaataagtacagaggggtcataggacccccgcaaagttcaGGTATGTTATGGCAACTTTGGTCATAGTTTGAGTGTGTTTTGAATCATTTTCCCATTAATTTGCATACCTTCATTTTGTTTGGTTTGATGAAAACTAAACTTGCTTAGCCATAAAATTCAGTAGGCAGAGAGAGTGAGAGAGAAGAGGAGTTTGTAATGTTTGGAAATGCTAGGAAATTGCCGTGGAGAAAGACTTGTACATTCTTGACTATTCATAGGCATCTACTCGagtgctaattttttttttttcttcctataACGCGTATTGAAGAGGAATGATTTATTAGTCATCCACCAACCTCTATACGTCATGAAGATGACTCAATTATTGTGGTATGATCCATATACATCATCCATTTCAATTTACGTAAACTTATTTGACTGAATACAGAATTtaagatacaaaaaaaaaattaacatgtGGTATAAAATATGACACAtgtattttgtgtggctataaattattacATATAAATAAATTGTTTCGAAATATAAAAAATTTCATTCTTTTTATACCACCTAAAAAAATagtttcacataaattgaaacggaggataTAAGATTTTTTCTAAATTTTGTGGGGTCCTGAAAAGTCAATAAGTCAATTTGCCATTTTCGTAAAGGACATAAAATATTAACAAGTCATCTTCCAAGCAATCCTCAGGAAATTGGAAGAGCCGTTCATATTGCAATGTGGAAAAGTAGGAGACGCAAAATCAGAACAAACTTCTTCTAAGGGTCCAAAATAATGGTTACTTTTTGGATCGATTTATATACACATACCATTTTATTGAACACATGTTGTCTTCGAAACTACAGTTAATCTCTTATATGAGTAACAAATTGTGACTAATTAGTGAAAAGAAATGATCTTTGAACCTAATTCAACTGCAAAAAATTATCTCAAAAGGTTATGATTGCCCAATATTATATAAATAGACAAATTGCCACATCCACCACTGATGTGAGATACTAACATATGCCCTCCTTCCCCACACACTCAGGCTTGACAACAAGAGCGTGGATACCATAATATGTGTGCCCAACGTCAATAAGTAAGGAGCTTTAATTTAACTAATCCCAAAAACCAACTCACGATGTGACAATTGCACAAGATCATATAAGAATACAAATTGCCACATCCACCATCGATGTGgatactaaggggtcgtttggtagaaggtataagctgggatatcccatcactaatttttataccatgtttggtagaaggtataaatttgtCTATTTATACCATGTCTGAAAggatagtataaaaaaaaaacagtcattccactttgtgattcttaatatcatttgttaaacagtttacaaagccattaatcgatataaaaacaggtattcagcatatgtatctcaataagaattatcaaaaccgattacaaagccttttgtcaatttataactttcaattatgcctttcaaattgatcatgattgtcaacaacagttccatgagagaataagaatatcacacacgccaatacaggcccaagaatcaatcatatcgcgcatagcgcaccacaccggaacatataattctcggtggctatccttcctcccaaatagctaggcatacatcacaccccaggtagcgaacccagcggtggctatccttcccaTCGAATAGCTAGGCttgaatcacaccccgggtagcgaacccggtagtggccactcctcctcccgaatggctaggcaattaccacactaggatccatagtgactacccttcctcccgagtagctaggcatatatacaccggaatatgaagtcctcggtgaccactcatcctccttaatggctaggcgtaagcacaccggaatatgaaaaccccggtgaccactcatcctcccgaatggctaggcgtaagcacaccggaatgtGAAATCCCcgatgaccactcatcctcccgaatggctaggcaaaatcacatccACAGAGTTCTTAGCctaaaagccgaattacaattcatcccaaggtaatcacatcaccatttaccattaaggttcattatgccatatcgtaaagataaatcatttcaaagaatgttttgaaaacgtataacttctttacgaaagattccacgtcctaattcatcaatgagaatatcattaccaacccttaaccatcattattaagcatctcctatagaggaaaacattcataatatcacatacatatgtagggtttgttacaatctaggtttaatgtgggtttgtcccctcaaacacattaaccattaatcaaacctataatagatttcaagagcgtaaaactaattcatcatatcattcaaaacatgcttttataaagaatcgatctttcaagagagtttgcccTTTTTATCATTAGAGTTTTGTATGAAAcgttcaccctttttattcaataaagaactttcgagaaaaagacacatatccataataaggtttataaaagagagacatacaaatcaccttcatagttaaaaaggattttcaaaagagacatacaaattaccttcatagtcaaaagggtttccaaaatagacatacatccaaaataaggtttttaaaagggagacataccttaatttgttaaacaaggtttaacaaatcacttttctaatgaagaacacccaaaccctagcttgaatcactttgggaagacttatgttgcaaaccctaggttttggtcacaaaatcatgttaagaatcatgggtttgatgttagaatgatttagtaatgttaaggatgcccttacctttgatttgaagacttgggggaatgattttcgtccttagggttgtttagtaagtggaggaataaacaaaacaagggtcttatttatatttttctggtaaAAACGGGCCCAAAGGACGCCTCtaaaggacggaccgtccttcgtgttacggaccgtcctttggacCGTCCCTTAGTGGAAATTTTCAgagattttctggaaatttttaagacgttacggttcatgttacggcccgtaacacgtgttacagtccgtaacgtctcaccgtaa
Protein-coding sequences here:
- the LOC132618898 gene encoding heavy metal-associated isoprenylated plant protein 41-like yields the protein MKTKVVVNVSVNGGQSRPSNWKHIFCCLVQDTSCKDKAMTIATTLPGVEKVSIEAANNLLTVIGVGIDTVELVNILRKKVGCATIVSVGPEVEK